In Tripterygium wilfordii isolate XIE 37 chromosome 15, ASM1340144v1, whole genome shotgun sequence, one DNA window encodes the following:
- the LOC120016110 gene encoding membrane-anchored ubiquitin-fold protein 4-like, producing the protein MPEEDLVELKFRLYDGSDIGPFRYSPASTVAMLKERIVFEWPKDKKFAPKAANDIKLINAGKILENNKTVGQCRVPFGELPKSVITMHVVVQPSLPKAKTEKKVDEAPKKNLCSCTIM; encoded by the exons ATGCCGGAGGAGGACCTGGTAGAGCTCAAATTTCGATTGTATGATGGATCCGATATCGGACCCTTCAGGTACTCGCCTGCATCTACGGTGGCCATGCTCAAGGAGAGAATTGTCTTTGAGTGGCCTAAAG ATAAAAAATTTGCACCTAAAGCTGCAAATGACATCAAGCTGATAAATGCTGGgaaaattttagaaaacaaCAAGACTGTTGGCCAGTGTAGAGTACCTTTTGGCGAACTTCCAAAGAGTGTCATCACCATGCATGTTGTTGTGCAGCCGTCTTTACCAAAAGCAAAAACAG AGAAGAAGGTGGATGAGGCCCCAAAGAAGAATCTATGTTCATGTACCATTATGTAA